Proteins from a genomic interval of Thermoanaerobaculia bacterium:
- a CDS encoding dienelactone hydrolase family protein, producing the protein MKKTIGLWAAAVLLLSASSWGGSMVSYKSGDETVSGYLALPPGTGKHPALIVVHEWWGLNDWVRGKTERFSRDGYVALAVDLYRGKSAGNDADVAHQLMRGLPEDRAARDLDAAFRYLSQRPDVDASRIGSIGWCMGGGYSLQAAIEEPNLAACVINYGRLVTDPKTIAKIHAPLLGNFGAEDQGIPPSMVEAFEKEARAAGKTIDFKIYPGAGHGFASNPDPKVYRPVAARDADARTNAFLAKMLKKG; encoded by the coding sequence CTGGGGAGGCTCCATGGTCTCGTACAAGAGCGGCGACGAGACCGTCTCCGGTTATCTCGCGCTGCCGCCGGGCACGGGCAAGCACCCCGCGCTCATCGTCGTCCACGAGTGGTGGGGACTCAACGACTGGGTGCGCGGGAAGACGGAGCGTTTCAGCCGCGACGGATACGTGGCCCTCGCGGTCGACCTCTACCGGGGCAAGAGCGCGGGCAACGACGCCGACGTCGCTCACCAGCTGATGCGCGGACTGCCCGAGGACCGCGCGGCTCGCGACCTCGATGCCGCGTTCCGCTATCTCTCGCAGCGTCCCGACGTCGACGCCTCGCGGATCGGCTCGATCGGGTGGTGCATGGGGGGAGGCTATTCGCTCCAGGCCGCGATCGAGGAGCCGAACCTCGCCGCGTGCGTGATCAACTACGGGAGGCTCGTCACGGATCCGAAGACGATCGCGAAGATCCACGCGCCGCTCCTCGGAAACTTCGGCGCGGAGGACCAGGGGATCCCGCCGTCGATGGTCGAGGCGTTCGAGAAGGAAGCGCGCGCCGCCGGGAAGACCATCGACTTCAAGATCTACCCGGGCGCGGGCCACGGTTTCGCGTCGAACCCCGACCCGAAGGTCTACCGTCCCGTCGCGGCACGGGACGCGGACGCGCGAACGAATGCCTTTCTCGCGAAGATGCTGAAGAAGGGGTAG
- a CDS encoding 4Fe-4S binding protein, with protein MGMYIIAEPCIGTKDTACVDVCPVDCIHPRKDEAGFEAAEMLYIDPDTCIQCGNCEPACPVTAIFTEETIPEKWKHYQQINADWYKNK; from the coding sequence ATGGGTATGTACATCATCGCCGAGCCGTGCATCGGGACGAAGGACACCGCCTGCGTCGACGTCTGCCCGGTCGACTGCATTCATCCGCGCAAGGACGAGGCCGGCTTCGAGGCCGCCGAGATGCTCTACATCGATCCCGACACGTGCATTCAGTGCGGCAACTGCGAGCCCGCCTGCCCCGTGACGGCGATCTTCACCGAGGAAACCATCCCGGAAAAGTGGAAGCACTACCAGCAGATCAACGCCGACTGGTACAAGAACAAGTAG